In Patescibacteria group bacterium, one genomic interval encodes:
- the infC gene encoding translation initiation factor IF-3, with protein MFKNILRKPLVNNRIRASQVRVIDETGKQLGVMTLKEALQITRERNLDLIQVTKRIEPPVCKIMDYGKYLYSLQKKEKQTKAKRTGQIKGIRLSFKISLHDMETRVHLAEKFLKKGNKVRVEMKLRGREKALPNFAKEKIGKFLEMLRESVPIKIERELKRAPRGFTIIISKK; from the coding sequence ATTTTTAAAAATATCCTCAGAAAACCATTAGTCAACAACAGAATAAGGGCTTCTCAGGTTAGGGTAATTGATGAAACCGGAAAGCAGTTGGGAGTTATGACTTTAAAAGAAGCGCTCCAGATAACCAGGGAGCGCAATTTAGATTTAATTCAGGTTACTAAGAGGATTGAACCACCAGTTTGTAAAATAATGGATTATGGCAAATATCTCTACTCGCTTCAAAAGAAAGAAAAACAAACCAAAGCGAAGAGAACCGGCCAAATCAAAGGAATAAGACTCTCTTTTAAAATCTCTTTACATGATATGGAGACTAGAGTTCATTTAGCAGAGAAATTCTTAAAAAAAGGAAATAAAGTTAGAGTAGAGATGAAATTAAGAGGAAGAGAAAAAGCCCTTCCAAATTTTGCTAAAGAAAAAATAGGTAAATTTCTTGAAATGTTAAGAGAATCAGTTCCGATAAAGATTGAGAGGGAATTAAAAAGAGCGCCAAGAGGCTTTACAATAATTATTTCAAAAAAATGA
- the rpmI gene encoding 50S ribosomal protein L35, with the protein MKTRKSILKRFKITRTGKILRRSTGLDHYRAKKSGKKIRKSRKWIKLSKAEAKKIKKLLYG; encoded by the coding sequence ATGAAAACAAGGAAATCTATCTTAAAAAGATTCAAAATTACCAGAACTGGAAAAATTTTAAGAAGGTCGACCGGCCTTGATCATTATCGAGCAAAGAAATCAGGAAAAAAAATAAGAAAAAGTCGAAAATGGATTAAACTTTCAAAGGCCGAAGCTAAAAAAATAAAAAAACTATTGTATGGTTAG
- the rplT gene encoding 50S ribosomal protein L20: MVRVKRGKIAHKRRKHLLKYTKGFRWGRKSKYRAAKVAIYHAWTHAYQDRKRKKRERRALWQIQINAACRQHGLSYNKFIHGLKQKKVELDRKILAELGKNHPKIFEKIVEEVKS; the protein is encoded by the coding sequence ATGGTTAGAGTGAAAAGAGGAAAAATTGCCCATAAAAGAAGAAAGCATTTATTGAAATATACGAAAGGTTTTCGTTGGGGAAGAAAGTCAAAATACCGAGCAGCAAAGGTAGCAATATATCATGCCTGGACACACGCTTATCAAGATAGAAAAAGAAAAAAGAGAGAAAGACGAGCGCTCTGGCAAATTCAAATTAATGCCGCCTGCCGCCAGCATGGCCTATCTTATAATAAATTTATCCATGGCCTAAAACAAAAAAAGGTCGAACTCGACCGAAAAATCTTAGCTGAATTGGGAAAAAATCATCCCAAAATTTTTGAAAAAATTGTAGAAGAAGTTAAAAGTTAA
- a CDS encoding MGMT family protein, which yields MRFEKKVFKVVKKIPKGKVMTYAEVAKTAGSPRAWRAVGNILNKNKNLKIPCHRVIKSNGKVGGYNLGKRKKIILLKREGIKIKKGKILPL from the coding sequence ATGAGGTTTGAGAAAAAAGTTTTCAAAGTTGTTAAGAAGATTCCAAAAGGAAAAGTTATGACCTATGCCGAAGTTGCTAAAACAGCAGGTTCGCCAAGGGCCTGGAGAGCGGTCGGAAACATTTTAAATAAAAACAAAAATCTTAAAATTCCCTGCCACCGAGTAATAAAATCGAATGGAAAGGTAGGTGGCTATAATCTTGGTAAAAGGAAAAAGATAATTTTACTTAAAAGAGAAGGAATTAAAATAAAAAAGGGTAAAATTTTACCCCTTTGA
- a CDS encoding tRNA 4-thiouridine(8) synthase ThiI encodes MKKCLLLFSGGLDSILAAKILLEQKIKVTPICFRSYFFDCSLAKKSAKKLKLKLKIIDFSKEHLKILKNPGFGYGKGFNPCIDCHLLMIKEAKKIMKKGKFDILATGEVLGERPFSQNKSTFKLIEKEANLINQILRPLSTKLLPETIYEKKDFVNREKLFSIRGKSRKPQIKLAKKFKIKKFPSPAGGCILTDPQYSKRLKILFKEFPDFDGNDAQILRKGRVFWLVRRSLAEGGENKFLILVGRNEKENKELRKSEKRGDLILEPENFPGPTVLIRDFGTPTHPPPSRLRRAPKIKKEIIIRATELLLNYSKKIPEEIIIEVK; translated from the coding sequence ATGAAAAAATGCCTTTTGCTTTTTTCTGGAGGATTGGATTCTATTTTAGCTGCAAAAATTTTATTGGAGCAGAAAATTAAAGTTACCCCAATTTGTTTTAGAAGTTATTTTTTTGATTGTAGTTTAGCTAAAAAATCGGCTAAAAAATTAAAATTGAAATTAAAAATTATCGATTTCAGTAAAGAGCATTTGAAAATTTTAAAAAATCCCGGCTTCGGTTATGGAAAAGGCTTTAATCCCTGTATTGATTGTCATTTATTAATGATTAAAGAAGCAAAAAAAATAATGAAAAAAGGGAAATTTGATATTTTGGCAACTGGTGAAGTTTTAGGGGAAAGACCTTTTTCCCAAAATAAAAGCACATTTAAATTAATTGAAAAAGAGGCCAATCTCATAAATCAAATTTTAAGACCACTTTCTACTAAATTATTGCCAGAAACAATTTATGAAAAAAAAGATTTTGTAAATAGAGAAAAGTTATTTTCAATTCGAGGAAAATCAAGAAAACCTCAAATTAAATTAGCCAAAAAATTTAAAATTAAAAAATTCCCTAGTCCGGCTGGGGGTTGTATTTTAACAGACCCACAATATTCAAAAAGATTAAAAATTCTTTTTAAAGAATTTCCAGATTTTGATGGAAATGATGCCCAGATTTTGAGAAAAGGAAGGGTTTTTTGGCTCGTCCGCCGAAGCCTTGCCGAAGGCGGAGAAAATAAATTTTTAATTTTAGTAGGAAGAAATGAAAAAGAAAATAAAGAATTAAGAAAATCTGAGAAAAGAGGAGATTTAATATTAGAACCTGAAAATTTTCCAGGGCCAACAGTTTTGATTAGAGACTTTGGGACTCCAACCCACCCACCACCCTCCCGCCTTCGGCGGGCCCCTAAAATAAAAAAAGAAATAATTATTAGGGCCACTGAGCTTTTATTAAATTATTCCAAAAAGATACCCGAGGAAATAATAATTGAGGTAAAATGA